The Plantactinospora sp. KBS50 sequence GATCACCATCGCGGTGGCCGGCCTGGTCGACGGGCTGGCCGCGGCCCTGCCCGACGTGCCGTTCCTGTGCCACTACCGGCGGGCCACCGAGGTGACCGACGAGGCGCCGTACGCGGAGCTGACCCGCTACCTGCACTCCCGGCGGACGTCGCTGGAGCGGGTCTTCCACACCCTCGGCTACTTCGACGGGGTCAACCTGGCGACCCGGATGAGCGCGCCCACGCTCTTCTCGGTGGCGCTGATGGACGCGGTCTGCCCGCCGTCGACGGTGTTCGCCGCGTACAACCACTGCGCCAGCGCCGACCGGGAGATCGTGGTCTGGCCGTACAACGGGCACGAGGGCGGCGCGGGGTTCCAGCGCCAGGAGCAACTGCGCTGGCTGGCCGACCGGGTGCCCGCGGCGGCTGCCCGGTAGCGGCCGGTCGGCGGTCGGCTCGCGCCGGGCGGGGGAGTATCAGGGCAGCGCCCAGGCGATCCCGCGGGCGTGGTCGGCGACCGCGGCCCCGGTCACCGTCGCGTCGATGGGCAGCACCTCCAGGCAGCGCCGTACCGCGATGCTCATCAGCGGGTTCGGCACCCGCATCGACAGCGTGCAGTGCGGCACCCAGTGGCCCGGACGGTACTGCTCGGCCACCGGTATCCCGGCCCCGACCAGCCGCTCGTACACCGACCGCTGGTGGGCCAGCAGTTCGGCGGTCGGCGCCGGCCCCAGCCAGAGCACCCGGCCGACGAACTGCCCGACGTACTGGAACGACAGCCGCAGCGGCGCCGCCACCGTGGCCCCGGCGAGCGCCTCCGCCACCCGCTCCGGGTCCAACCGCGGTGCCACGGCGAGCGACACGTGCGGCCGGTGCCGCTGCTCCAGCAGCGAACGGAGGCTCTGCACGCCCTCGGCGTCCAGCGCGGCCCAGAGCGCCCGGATCCGCCGGGTCGCGTCGGTGTCCAGGTACAACTCCAGCGCCGCGACCACCGGACCAGGGTACGGCCCGGGTTTAGCCGGCTCCGTCGGCGGTAACCCGGGCGGGGTGGGTCGACGGAGAGGATGACGATGGACGTGCGTGAGCTGCTGACCGGGACCTTCGACCGGCTACCCGACCTGGTCCGAGCGGCGGTGGACGGGCTGCCGGCCGACCGGCTGCGGTGGTCACCCGGTCCGGGCACCAACTCGGTCGGCTGGCTGGTCTGGCACCTCACCCGGGTCCAGGACAGCCACATCGCGGAGTTGCTGGACGCCGAGCAGGTCTGGGTCGGCGCGGACTGGGCCGCCGGCTTCGGCCTGGATCCCGACCCGGACAACACCGGCTACGCCCACACGGGCGAGCAGGTCGCCGCCGTGGCGCCGCGGGACGCCCAGGTGCTGATCGGCTACCACGAGGCGGTGGCCGCGCGGACCCGCGACTACCTGGGCACCCTGCGGCCGGCCGACCTGGACCGGGTGGTCGACGAGAACTGGGATCCGCCGGTGACCCTGGGCGTGCGGCTGGTCAGCGTCCTGTCCGACGACCTCCAGCACGCCGGCCAGGCCGGCTACGTGCGCGGCCTGGCCGAGCGGGCGTGACCCGGGAGAACCCGGTGGTCACGCGCGGCTGAGGACGACCTTCAGGGCGCCCGAGTGGGCCGGGTCGGCGAACGTGTCGTACGCCCGGGACATGTCGGCCAGCGGGAACCGATGCGTGATCATGCTGCCGACGTCGAGCTGCCCGCCGGCGAGCATCCGCAGCAGGGCGGGCGTGGAGCTGGTGTCGACCAGGCCGGTGGTGATGGTGATGTTGCGGATCCAGAGGTCCTCCAGGTGCAACGTCGCCGGCTTTCCGTGCACGCCGATGTTGGCCAGGTGGCCACCCGGGCGGACCAGCGTGGCGCACAGTTCGAAGCTGGCCGGCGTACCGACCGCCTCGATCACCACGTCCGCGCCGAGACCGTCGGTCAGCCCGCGGACCGCCGCCAGCGGGTCCTGGTCGGGCCTGATCGTGAGGTCCGCACCGGCCTGCTTCGCCGCCTCCAGCCGGCTGTCCGCCCTGTCGATCGCGACGATGTGCCCGGGGGAGTACAGCTTCGCGGTGAGGATCGCCGCGAGGCCGATCGGTCCGGTGCCCACCACGGCCACCGTGTCGCCCGGCCGGACCCGGCCGTTGAGCACGCCGACCTCGTACGAGGTGGGCAGGATGTCGGTCAGCAGCACGGCCGCCTCGTCGCTGACGCCGTCCGGCAGCTTGTACGTGGACAGGTCGGCGAACGGGATGCGGGCCCGCTCGGCCTGCACGCCGTCGATCCGGTGGCCGAGGATCCAGCCGCCACCGGCGAGGCACTGCCCGTAGCTGCCCTCCCGGCAGTACCGGCAGCGGCCGCACGCGGTGATGCAGGACGCCAGCACGCGGTCACCCGGCCTGATGGTGCTGACCGCCGAGCCGACCTCCTGCACCGTGCCGACGGCCTCGTGGCCGAGGATCCGGCCGGGCCGCACGGCGGGTACGTCGCCGGCCAGGATGTGCAGGTCGGTGCCGCAGATCGTCGCCGTGTCCACCCGGATGATCGCGTCGGTGGGCTCGATGATGGTCGGGTCGGGAACCTCGGACCAGGACCGCTGTCCGGGTCCGCCGTAGACGAGAGCCTTCATGATGGCCTCCTCAGGTCGTGTCGATCCCGTCACCCCATCCAACGCCGGTGCTCGGTGCTGTGGTCAGGGCCGCTGGTCCCGGCGCGGGGGCCGGTCGACCGCCCGGCCCGCGGGCGGTAGAGGCGGCGCCCGCGGGCGGTAGAGGCCGTGCCCGTGGCCGGTCAGCGCCGGGCGACCACGCCCGCCGATCCGCCGCCGCGGCGCACGGGTTCGGCCGCGGCCAACAGCCGGCCCCGGCCGAGGAACTCGATTCCGGTGGCCGCGCCGATCTCCGGCGTACTCGTGAAGGTGTGCCCGAGCCCGGCCAGCGCGGCGC is a genomic window containing:
- a CDS encoding zinc-dependent alcohol dehydrogenase family protein — encoded protein: MKALVYGGPGQRSWSEVPDPTIIEPTDAIIRVDTATICGTDLHILAGDVPAVRPGRILGHEAVGTVQEVGSAVSTIRPGDRVLASCITACGRCRYCREGSYGQCLAGGGWILGHRIDGVQAERARIPFADLSTYKLPDGVSDEAAVLLTDILPTSYEVGVLNGRVRPGDTVAVVGTGPIGLAAILTAKLYSPGHIVAIDRADSRLEAAKQAGADLTIRPDQDPLAAVRGLTDGLGADVVIEAVGTPASFELCATLVRPGGHLANIGVHGKPATLHLEDLWIRNITITTGLVDTSSTPALLRMLAGGQLDVGSMITHRFPLADMSRAYDTFADPAHSGALKVVLSRA
- a CDS encoding DUF664 domain-containing protein; the encoded protein is MDVRELLTGTFDRLPDLVRAAVDGLPADRLRWSPGPGTNSVGWLVWHLTRVQDSHIAELLDAEQVWVGADWAAGFGLDPDPDNTGYAHTGEQVAAVAPRDAQVLIGYHEAVAARTRDYLGTLRPADLDRVVDENWDPPVTLGVRLVSVLSDDLQHAGQAGYVRGLAERA
- a CDS encoding 2'-5' RNA ligase family protein is translated as MVAALELYLDTDATRRIRALWAALDAEGVQSLRSLLEQRHRPHVSLAVAPRLDPERVAEALAGATVAAPLRLSFQYVGQFVGRVLWLGPAPTAELLAHQRSVYERLVGAGIPVAEQYRPGHWVPHCTLSMRVPNPLMSIAVRRCLEVLPIDATVTGAAVADHARGIAWALP